The Bdellovibrionales bacterium genomic sequence TTAGTGGTGATTCTCTTGATGGGAACATTTCGTTGGGTGATTGCGGAGCCTTTCCTCGTTCCGTCGGGGAGCATGATCCCGTCGCTTTTAATTAAAGATTACATTCTCGTTTCGAAGTATTCCTACGGTCTTCGTCTCCCTTTTGGGAAATTGTGGCTGATCGGACCGTTGACGCCGGCGAGAGGAGACGTGGTGGTCTTTCGCTCCAAGGATGATAGTGATTATTACA encodes the following:
- the lepB gene encoding signal peptidase I, which gives rise to MNQRGLKGTWLQVVSHFLVVILLMGTFRWVIAEPFLVPSGSMIPSLLIKDYILVSKYSYGLRLPFGKLWLIGPLTPARGDVVVFRSKDDSDYY